The nucleotide window aaatatcattttcgataaaaatataaattttgttatGTGAGATTAAATctgaatatatatatacacacacacatatatatatataatttttaatcccTTGGACattatttttgcatttttttatttagaaataattttcCTTGATTATTTAAAAGTTTAAGGAAAGTGATTAAATTTTTTGTGCAGATAGATTGTACTAGTTTTATCAACAAATAAAAACAAAGAGAGAATGAGAAGGAGAAGAGTATGGGTATAGAGGAGAAGAAATATGAAAAGAATAAGAGAGAAATAAGAAAGAGAGAATTAGAGTAATTCaggtataaaataattataagactaaaTAGTTAACAGAGTTaaataatagagattaattaatgtgTTCTTCTAAAATATTAgaactaactaattagtttcattaaaatagaaagactaaatagtagtttGGTCACTATTgattaacaaaaaaattaacaGAGGGACTAAATAATTTAACAGAATTAAAATTTACGGActgaataatatatttttaaaaatacaaagactaaataattaattttattaaaatacaaagattaaatagtaatttatccattattttaaaaataatatttaatcaaGTAAAAGATCACATAATtttctaataaatttttttttaaaatattaatactatttttattttaataataagaaaacttaattatatatttttttgtcatttcgataaattaaatttcttttaaacatttttaattaaacacttaaaagtatttaaaaattaattttaaataatttacaaaacaattaattgtttatttttaaatttattcataagttaaaaaaaatattttaagttaaaagttaaaaataattagTTAAATTAAACACTAAGACTCTTTGTTAGataaaaaaagaatttaatatgaaatagagagacttctctctctctctaaaagtaggattaattatttaattaatgttattttaaaaatattttatcaaaataatgtgaaatttaaattatttatcaaaATAATGTAGTGTTATAGAAATCACCAATTAAAAAAATGATTTCTTGTTTAAGCAGATAAGCAAGAAATCGCCAATTGAAATATAGTTTTTATGTCTTCGTGTTAGTGTAACAGAGCAATATTGCTCACAAAATTACCAGTCAAAttgataattttatatattgCCATATCAACTGAAACTCTCAATTTTTGACACTAAAAGTTCTATTTCATTTGGCGATTTCAAGAGCAAACTACTGCAACATATTGAAAAAGAAATTAGAGCGAGATGGATGAATTTTTTTGGTAAGTGagaatttcaattaatttaaagCAGAGCAAAATTTTCATACgaagataaaattattatattttataaaattagagTTATAATACTATAAATTAATCTAAAGCACAattaaaatcacaaaaaaaaaaatatattcataataaaaatgtaaataaaaaatAGGTGCAATGCTcttaatttatttgaaattatttattaatttcattttaaggaataattttaaaataaataattatatatttatttattacaataaatagatataaaattaataattaataaatataacatAACAACGCCATTGGAGTCATCAGTTTAGAGAAGCACGCAAAGCTGCATCGTAACATGGAAAACAAAAAAATACCAGAAACAACTCTTTTCAAAGAAAAAGAGTTTCCTTCCTTTAAGCAGGGTTCTCTctcttctttcccttttcttctctttttttttttttcttttgttaccTTTGTatctaacacacacacacacacacacacacacacacacacatatatatatatatatatatatatatatatctttataTGCAacctattttttttttccatattaCATACAGAGTTTGCAAGTTGAATTGGTGTTTGGATTTTGACATTAATAAGTAAAAATATTACAATTAAGttaaatcttaaattttaataaaaattgttTATTTTGATTAATATTGCAATATGTttatttaacattttaattttgataatttttttaacatGTATGTCAAATTCtatgataaatttaattaaaaattaaattaatttattgataTGATGTAAAATATTATGATTTTAGTATTATGCTATTAAGCTTGTGATAATTGAAAGAGTACTGAAGAGTATGTTCTAATAATATCTTTCATacaatattttcatttatatttcgtgcaataattattaattttcatccaaaaatttctaatattatttctttgtttacTCACTTGATCAAACACCTTCAATTTTTTTATGCTTCTAGTTCAAAAAATTTCATGTTTAATATTATATATCATTTAATTTCTTgatcttaatttttattaatttacttttattaaatttgaaaaaattttaataaagaaaataattacacCCATaacaaaaatgtaaataaaaaagAGTTGCAATACTCCTAAAAATATTATAGGCATTAATCATTATACATATGAAGAacaaaagaaatttttttttataaagaaaaggagaaaaaaggaaaaaaaattttgatatgAAAGTAAGGCAAAACTCTAAAAATTTCACAATTTGTTCTCCAtacttttaaaatatattttctgCATTTCATGTATTTTAATGGTCTGACACATTTTGATGCATGCTCaagaaaatatcattttaaataatGTTTTCTTAAGTAATCTGAAGCActctaaaaatattattttgacTGGTAGCTTTTTAAGCACTGACATGCTAAAATATACTCACACTTACGAGATATGCTGATGAATTGTCATTAAAAGTGTTTCTTTAAATGATGGTTTTGTGTttactttttaaaatttgaaaatacttTTTCAACTGACCTTTTTTTAAAGAATCATTATTTTCATAAATAGTTTTATATTCACATTAAAAtggtaaataattttaaaaaaacattatttaaataattatcccCTAAAAATGCTGCTCCCTCACATAAAAACTCAAAATCTTCTCTCCAAATTCGTAGCCTATCTCTCAATACCCTAAAACCTTactttcatcttctccatttttgTCATTTTGCATAGCAAAAGAGAGAGATCAAATCAGCCAGAAAATGGTCGAGAGAGCGCCTGTCAGGAGGGAGTAGGgagtaggggtggccacggttaaGAAACCGCCGGTTACGGTTCCTGAACCACCGATTTAGGTTCAATGaaattatgaacctgaaccaaatcaCCAGGGACTGTTTGAAAGATAGTTCCTGAACCGCCGGTTCCGGTTTgagccccggtttaaaacggtttgaaGGGCGGTTCGAAAAAGAACAGTTCAAGACAGTTTAGAGGACGGTTTGGAAGCGGTTCAGAGATGGTTTGAGGGtagcttagacaaaaaaaaattagagaaaaattttattgattcaaaatttaagttatatttgaaaaaatattttaatttttcttagaaatctttcaatcaaaataaaataagaaaaaaaaagaaagaaaataatttatctttaagaaaaatttaataaataaagatttgaacctgattaaaaaattagagatgaaattaattttttttaaagaaattagtaaaaagtgtatgaacttaattttgcctaaatatccctttaggatttagaggaataaaaatttctagttctattactttcctttttttaaaaattatataataattgaaaattaaaaagtataaaagagaaaaaaaaataaaatagagagtattgaaaattttattaaggatttaaagtaataaaaaagtaattgaaatagtattgaaaatttcagtaagtatataaaataataaagtaggaaaattgagagaatattagaaattaaaatgagtatagaaaataattatttagagaatttgagaaaaattgaaaaaatattaagaattgaagaaaatgcggAGAATAAttatgtagagaattaatgatatatatataaatgaattagaagTAGGataacatatttattgaattttttttatatttaaatcaccGGTTTAATCGGGTTCAAAATTATCGGTTCAATTCGATTCGGAACCATCGGTTCATgattcttaaaaaatatgaacctaaACCAAACCGCAGAAGGACGATTTTGATTCGGTTCGAAGCCTATTCCGGTTTTGACCTGTTTTAGTCCGGTTTTGACCGAACCGGTTTCAGTTCGGTTCCGATTCAAAATTGGACCGTGACCACCCCTAGTAGAGAGGACAATCGCCGGATTActcatgaaaattatttggaatttgattaataattttaatttctaaattcaattaaaatttatgttGCGTTcactattatttaaatattatcaaatcaatttaattttatttttaattaataatgtataaaaaatagtttttttttaatttaaaaaattcatgaatgttattaaaatatattatatttaataactatttatataaatatattcaatCGAGCTTAAACCAAATTCAATATaggtattaatttttaaatttgaatctATTTTAAACTATCAATAAATACTAGCCGAAACTATATCAATAAAGTTTGGTTAGATCCAATGCCCCAAAAGGGAGAAAGAGGACTATCAAAAACAGTCGCATTTGCACACTGCTGGAGGATGGGTTCTTTCAAAACGCAGCACCATACCAGATAATACAAGGCTTTAGTACACAACcttcaatttattattattattaattttcttttgcAAACGAGAAAGGAGAAGGAACTGAAATAGAAAATTAACTATTTCAGGATCATTTTCTTCTTCATTGGCTCCTGTAATAGCAGCAGCGATTGATCTACAAGATCCTGTCACCTCCCGGGCATTTATTTGGAAGAGGGACTCCACATAATGATGGATTCCCCATAAATACTGATGGATCGTTGAATTTTTGGAGCCCTGCTGGGATTTTTCCTTCCAAGTTGTTGTATGATAAGTTTAAATGCACCAACGAATTCAAAGAAGCCAGGCTTACAGGAATGGACCCGGAAAGATGGTTGTGTGACAGATCAAGTGTTTCCAAGTTCTGAAGATCTCCAATCTTCTTAGTAATATTTCCACTTAGCTGATTTCTTGACAGGTTCAAGGTTCGCAATGCCACGAGGTTTGTTAACTCATCAGGAATTCCTCCAGTTAGATTATTTCCAGAAAGGTCAATCCCATTGACAGCTGCAACAATGTTGCTATACTCGAGGGTTCTACCTTTCATTGCAACATATAGTAGCTGTAAGAACACCTCACTGTTTTTACCAGAGACCAAGACTGTGAGATTGCCAATGCAATTCGGAATATCCCCTGAAAATCTGTTccctgaaagatctaagatgtgAAGATTTGGAGGATGACATAATTGTTGCGGGATTGGACCCCTAAGAGAGTTTGATAGAAGTTGCAGCATGAACAAGGAAGATAACCTTTGTCCAATCCATGAAGGTAGGCTCCCTGAAAGCTTATTCCCTCGAAGATCAATGCTTGTTAGTCCAGAGCAATTTTGCAGGGAAGAAGGAATTTCTCCATCAAGATTATTGTTGCTCAACAACAGAACATTGAGGGAAGATAGGAGACCAAAGGAACTTGGAATTTGGCCTGTTAAAGTATTGTTTGACACATCAATAGCCCAGAACATTAGTTGATGCCAACAGTTGGGAAGTTCTCCTGAAATCTGATTGTTCCTAAGCGAAAGAACTTGCAGACCTCCTATATCACACAATGATGATGGAATTCTACCAGTAAGATGGTTCGAAAAAGCATACAACTTTTCCAGCCTTGGCATTAGGCCACCTATGTTTTCAGGTATGGAACCTGAAAATAAGTTGCCCTGGAGAGCTCAGTTGCATTAGCAGACCAAAGTGGAAGAGGCCCCCCAAAGCGGTTAGAGCTCAAATCAATAAACCTTAAATTTGGAGTTTTCAATTGGTTTGGCAAATTTCCCTTGATTTGGTTATTTGATAAAACCATGTGGGTGATTTGAGGAGAGTTTTGAAAACCATTCCTCTGGAATGGTATCTGAGATTCCAACTTTTCTTAGAGTGACAGATGTAAGTTCATTCTGGACTTGCAGCCACATAGGAAAGAAAGGACCTACTAGGCAGTTCTCAAGTTGGATGGATTTAAGCCTGAAGGGAGGGATCCACTTAGATGACACATTGAAAACCAAGGACCTAGGTCTGTTGTGAGATGGATATTTTCCAGGCTATTGAGATTAATCAAGTGGGTTTCTTCCAGAATTCCTTCCCAGGAATTTTCCACGAGATCTACATCCACTAGCTTTGATAGTAGGCCAAAACTCTCTGGAATTGTCCCATTCATATTGTTATAGGACAGGTCCAATACCTTCAAGGATGACAACTTTCGTATAGATGTTGGAATGGAACCCAAGAAAGAGTTGCCAGAAAGTTTAAAGATGTTGCAAATTCTTAAGCACTCCTAATGATTCAGGCAGCTCCCCTTCCAGTGAATTAGAGTTTAAATACAGTGACACTAAGCTGTTGCTTGGATTTTCGGAGAAACCACCCAAAAACTCATGAATTTCACCAGTTAAACCATTAGCAGAAAGATCCAAGATCTTTAGCTTTCTGAGATTCCCAAAAATACTGGGAATTTGACCTCCCAGATCCAAATTGTTTGACAAATCAAGGACTTCCAGAGATTTCAGTCTAGAAAATTCAGTAGGAATGGGACCATTAAAAAAGTTCCACACCAGATAAACTTTTGTGAGGGCAGTAAGATTGAACAACCATTGAGGAATtttagaattgaaagagttatctgataaatcaaggactgaaagGGATGTGAAGTTAATGGAAGGCAACGAATATGGAAGACCTTCAAGTTCACAATAATGCAAGTGTATCTCCACCAGGGAAGGAAGCATATTAACAGCTTGAAGCCAGTCTGCTCCCACTCCTTTAAGCTTAACTAATCCCAGGTTTAGGTACTTTAAAGAGGAAAGACCTGAAAGCCAATGCAAATCATCTGCATGTAGCTCCCAGGAGCCTGTGTTGCTGTATGAATCTGCGTAGAGGTCAAGATAGAGCAAACTTGACAGGTTCCCCAATTGAGATGGGATATCACCAGCAAATGATGAGAAAGAGAGGTTAAGACATCTCAACTTTTTGAACCCCAGATAATCAGGAATTTGAGCACCTCTAAAATCGTTAAAGCTCATATCTAAATGGGTCAAATATTCTAAACGACTTAAGGAAGGGCTAATCTTACCTCCCAAACACGATCTCTCATAAGCTGCTTGGTCACCAACTCCGCCATTGATCAATGGGTAAGGATTTCGAAGATTGAGAATGGTGACATGACCAGTTTGATTGTTGCATATGATCCCATTCCACTTGCAGCAATCATTTCCCTCCCAACTTCCCAAGAGGAAAGTCTATCAGAAGGATCAGTGAGGCCTTTCTTAAAGTCAAGAAGTGCTTCTCTCTCAGTGTCTATGCAATTAACATTGAGATTCCCATCACTCAAACAGAGCTTAATGTTCTCCATATGTGAAGAGAAACAAAAAATGAGAAGAAAGTGAAAAATGAGATGACGAGTTGAATTGAAGGTGCTATTGGTATCCATACTGCAAGATTTCTTTTGCAGTGAAATTGAATCTACAATTCAATTTATATAGTGGAAAATGGGAACTAGTGGAAAATATCTATGTTGCATGTTGAATGGccaaataatttcaaattattaaaatggGAGTTAGCGGAAAATGTTCACATTACCATGGTATGGTGGTATAACCACTTGCCCATAATGGCGAGAGTATTACTAAATAAATTTGTCTAGTTCTACACGTGACCAATCAAAGGACTTGTGACGTCCAAGTCAGCAATTGTGATCTAATTGAATTTTTTACGCATCCATTCTCTGACCAATAAAAGAATTCCATTTATGAAAGAATTCATAATGTTCAAAAGAAACGTGATCTTATCTTCGAATTTGATAATCATTTGAGCCTCCATTTAGATAGGtggtcatttttttttaattaataattcaattgaaattaattgaCACATAATCTTTATTATGACCCAACTCTATGAGACGAATCAATGCTAGGACTTGTGCTAGCATAAAATCCTTTAAATCCGTAGTAGGTCTCATTGTTTTTGAAGGCATGAACACTCATGATGGGCTGTATTTAAGTAAGCCCAAAATATAAGATTTagaattttatttgttatgagaGCCTCTTATGAGTAGATTTCCTATTTGGAATGAAGTATTGTGTAAAGTATTACAATAGGGTAATACAAGTTGACACTAAATAGGAGAATAGAGCCACATaaaatgtaacgccctcactttagatagtctgtacattctactgttccggtaactaatgtaacacccctatttgcatagcctggtatatttcactattccggtgaccggtgtcggtccggacaattaagagaattagaattaTGCTTAAGACACTAAGAAAAACTCTtatcgaaaataaatagtgattaccagatagaaaagtaaaaataagaaaaaaagaacataaaaggttaaatgagccgggagtcacagcgatgggtgactttcgcgagaagtgactgcgaagtcagtctaaacccaaatttcgaaccgtaaaatgtgacgctgcggtccttaggactattgcaaatacaatagaaaagagaaaatcacgaaaaagagttgttaagcaggttaaataattaggtcagggatccggatgaaatatcaaataacttgcaaactggatcaAATCGGCGAGGgacgatttggtcaattcacccctaaagctgattcctgacctaactgtccaataaaattagggaaaagaaaat belongs to Hevea brasiliensis isolate MT/VB/25A 57/8 chromosome 4, ASM3005281v1, whole genome shotgun sequence and includes:
- the LOC110668162 gene encoding LOW QUALITY PROTEIN: receptor-like protein EIX1 (The sequence of the model RefSeq protein was modified relative to this genomic sequence to represent the inferred CDS: inserted 4 bases in 3 codons; deleted 3 bases in 2 codons), which produces MDTNSTFNSTRHLIFHFLLIFCFSSHMENIKLCLSDGNLNVNCIDTEREALLDFKKGLTDPSDRLSSWSWEGNDCCKWNGIICNNQTGHVTILNLRNPYPLINGGVGDQAAYERSCLGGKISPSLSRLEYLTHLDMSFNDFRGAQIPDYLGFKKLRCLNLSFSSFAGDIPSQLGNLSSLLYLDLYADSYSNTGSWELHADDLHWLSGLSSLKYLNLGLVKLKGVGADWLQAVNMLPSLVEIHLHYCELEGLPYSLPSINFTSLSVLDLSDNSFNSKIPQWLFNLTALTKVYLVWNFFNGPIPTEFSRLKSLEVLDLSNNLDLGGQIPSIFGNLRKLKILDLSANGLTGEIHEFLGGFSENPSNSLVSLYLNSNSLEGELPESLGVLKNLQHLKLSGNSFLGSIPTSIRKLSSLKVLDLSYNNMNGTIPESFGLLSKLVDVDLVENSWEGILEETHLINLNSLENIHLTTDXRSLVFNVSSKWIPPFRLKSIQLENCLVGPFFPMWLQVQNELTSVTLRKVGISDTIPEEWFSKLSSXITHMVLSNNQIKGNLPNQLKTPNLRFIDLSSNRFGGPLPLWSANATEXLQGNLFSGSIPENIGGLMPRLEKLYAFSNHLTGRIPSSLCDIGGLQVLSLRNNQISGELPNCWHQLMFWAIDVSNNTLTGQIPSSFGLLSSLNVLLLSNNNLDGEIPSSLQNCSGLTSIDLRGNKLSGSLPSWIGQRLSSLFMLQLLSNSLRGPIPQQLCHPPNLHILDLSGNRFSGDIPNCIGNLTVLVSGKNSEVFLQLLYVAMKGRTLEYSNIVAAVNGIDLSGNNLTGGIPDELTNLVALRTLNLSRNQLSGNITKKIGDLQNLETLDLSHNHLSGSIPVSLASLNSLVHLNLSYNNLEGKIPAGLQKFNDPSVFMGNPSLCGVPLPNKCPGGDRIL